One stretch of Deltaproteobacteria bacterium DNA includes these proteins:
- a CDS encoding sigma-70 family RNA polymerase sigma factor codes for MEQSFINQEVFKLSKGELASFSDLYYQYKDLIRGVLFRLTPFDQIDDLAQETFLKIWKGLPGFQGKSSLRVWIYRIAYHVAVDALKKRKAIREVASCEETGTSFESQWMNQKLVRKILKELPLENRSVLVLFFMEELSLEEISETLEIPTGTVKSRLHYSKQKMLETLGKEGIEL; via the coding sequence ATTAATCAGGAGGTTTTTAAATTAAGCAAAGGTGAGCTGGCGAGTTTTTCTGATCTTTATTATCAATACAAAGATTTAATTCGAGGGGTCTTGTTCCGCTTAACTCCCTTTGATCAGATTGATGATCTTGCACAAGAAACGTTCTTGAAAATTTGGAAGGGCTTGCCGGGCTTTCAAGGAAAATCAAGCCTCAGAGTTTGGATCTACCGAATTGCTTATCATGTGGCAGTAGATGCCTTGAAGAAAAGAAAAGCGATAAGAGAAGTGGCCTCCTGTGAAGAAACGGGGACGTCTTTTGAATCGCAGTGGATGAATCAAAAGTTGGTGCGAAAAATATTGAAAGAGTTGCCGCTCGAAAATCGTTCGGTGCTGGTGTTGTTTTTTATGGAAGAACTCTCTTTGGAAGAGATTTCCGAAACCCTGGAAATCCCGACAGGAACTGTAAAATCGAGGTTGCATTACTCAAAACAGAAAATGCTGGAGACTTTGGGAAAGGAGGGAATTGAATTATGA